The proteins below are encoded in one region of Prevotella melaninogenica ATCC 25845:
- a CDS encoding glutamine synthetase family protein has protein sequence MENNLFKCSANRLEAHLGKDSHEFTKDDIKQVVSDLNIRMVNFMYPAGDGRLKTLNFMLHTPDYLETILTSGERVDGSSLFNFIAAGSSDLYVMPRFSTAFIDPFSEIPTLCMLCSFFDRDGNPLASSPEYTLRKAMNAFKKVTGMEFHAMGELEYYVIREDEGVFPADDQHGYHESSPFSKGNDFRMRSMQLIAECGGKIKYGHSEVGNFIENGRCYEQNEIEFLPVPANECAEQLLIAKWVIRSLGYEEGLDITFAPKITVGKAGSGMHIHMRIMKDGKNMMLEGGKLSKDARRAIAGMMDLAESITAFGNKNPTSYFRLVPHQEAPTNVCWGMSNRSVLVRVPLGWTSGEDMCHKANNIEPLTARDYSIKQTVEMRSPDASADIYQLLAGLCVACRHGFEMANAEAEAERTFADGDIHDPKNAERYATLAQLPDSCAASADCLERQRKVYEEYDVFSPAMIDGIIKQLRSYNDRTLRQEIEGKEMMMEKLVRQYFHCG, from the coding sequence ATGGAGAATAACCTTTTTAAGTGTTCAGCAAATAGGCTGGAAGCACACTTGGGCAAAGACTCACATGAATTTACAAAAGATGATATCAAGCAAGTTGTCAGTGACTTGAACATCAGAATGGTCAACTTTATGTATCCTGCTGGTGACGGACGATTGAAGACACTAAACTTCATGCTTCACACACCCGACTACTTGGAGACAATACTTACAAGTGGTGAGCGCGTTGATGGTTCTTCACTCTTCAACTTTATTGCAGCTGGTAGTAGTGACCTCTATGTAATGCCACGCTTCTCTACAGCGTTCATCGATCCTTTCTCAGAGATTCCAACACTTTGCATGCTCTGTTCTTTCTTCGATCGAGATGGTAATCCATTAGCTTCATCTCCAGAATATACACTCCGCAAGGCTATGAATGCCTTTAAGAAAGTAACTGGTATGGAGTTCCATGCTATGGGTGAGTTAGAATACTACGTTATCCGAGAGGATGAAGGTGTATTTCCTGCTGACGACCAACATGGTTATCACGAGAGTTCTCCTTTCTCAAAAGGCAATGACTTCCGTATGCGTTCTATGCAGTTGATTGCTGAATGTGGCGGTAAGATTAAGTATGGACATTCTGAGGTAGGTAATTTCATTGAGAATGGACGCTGCTACGAACAGAATGAGATTGAGTTCTTGCCTGTTCCAGCAAATGAATGTGCTGAACAGCTACTCATTGCTAAATGGGTGATTCGTAGCTTAGGTTACGAAGAAGGACTTGATATTACCTTCGCTCCAAAGATTACTGTGGGTAAGGCTGGTTCTGGTATGCATATTCACATGCGTATAATGAAGGACGGAAAGAACATGATGCTCGAAGGAGGAAAACTTTCTAAGGATGCTCGTCGTGCTATTGCTGGTATGATGGACTTAGCTGAGAGTATCACTGCCTTTGGCAATAAGAACCCAACATCATACTTCCGTCTCGTTCCACATCAGGAAGCTCCAACAAATGTATGTTGGGGTATGAGTAACCGTTCTGTACTTGTTCGCGTACCATTAGGTTGGACCTCTGGCGAGGATATGTGCCACAAGGCTAATAATATAGAACCACTTACAGCGCGTGACTACTCTATCAAGCAGACTGTTGAGATGCGTTCTCCAGATGCTTCAGCTGATATCTATCAGCTTTTAGCTGGTCTTTGCGTGGCCTGTCGTCATGGTTTTGAGATGGCAAACGCTGAGGCTGAGGCTGAGAGAACCTTTGCAGACGGTGATATCCACGACCCAAAGAATGCAGAACGCTACGCTACCTTGGCTCAGTTGCCTGATAGCTGTGCCGCTTCTGCAGACTGCTTGGAACGTCAGCGTAAGGTTTATGAGGAATATGATGTATTCTCTCCTGCAATGATTGATGGTATTATCAAACAGCTTCGCTCATACAACGACCGTACACTACGTCAAGAGATAGAAGGCAAAGAGATGATGATGGAGAAACTTGTTCGTCAATACTTCCACTGTGGATAA
- a CDS encoding GNAT family acetyltransferase, whose amino-acid sequence MTKEKTINLSSNRTIRKASTDDFTIVSNLIEQGKAKMIKTGNPNQWSANYPAESTIRRDIAQGDCYLLYECGKPIATFVAKAGPEPNYHRIDNGSWLDDQPYYVIHRVASLEGVHGVMADTINYCSAFTSSIRIDTHADNRPMQASLIRLGFVYCGILYVENGDSRLAFQRVF is encoded by the coding sequence ATGACAAAGGAGAAAACAATAAATCTGTCATCTAATCGTACTATCCGCAAAGCATCAACAGATGATTTTACTATAGTATCGAACCTAATTGAGCAGGGGAAAGCAAAGATGATTAAAACTGGTAATCCTAATCAATGGTCAGCAAATTATCCTGCGGAGAGTACTATAAGGCGTGACATTGCACAAGGTGATTGTTATCTACTTTATGAGTGTGGGAAACCTATTGCAACCTTTGTAGCTAAGGCGGGTCCAGAACCAAATTACCACCGTATTGATAATGGTAGTTGGCTTGATGACCAACCTTATTATGTCATCCATCGTGTGGCTTCTTTGGAAGGTGTACATGGTGTAATGGCTGACACAATCAACTATTGTTCGGCATTTACCTCTTCTATTCGTATAGATACCCATGCAGATAATCGCCCGATGCAGGCTTCTTTGATTCGTTTAGGTTTCGTTTATTGTGGTATTCTCTATGTTGAGAATGGAGATAGTAGATTAGCTTTTCAGCGCGTTTTTTAG
- a CDS encoding MgtC/SapB family protein has product MNMITYEFVLRLFVAAMLGGVIGLEREYRAKEAGFRTHFLVALGSGLFMILSQFGFDDVLAHYERVSLDPSRIASQVVTGIGFIGAGTIIFQKHVVRGLTTAAGLWVTSAIGMTAGAGMYVLSIATTVLVLLCLEALYFILQHFGTRNITVTFSTPKEENIQPVLQRLRDKEIIIDSYEMTRKDTSSGHYFVVTMEMKFKRKRYKNHLLNFMAEFENVTVETME; this is encoded by the coding sequence ATGAACATGATAACTTATGAATTTGTACTGAGACTATTCGTAGCTGCTATGTTAGGTGGTGTGATTGGCTTGGAGCGTGAGTATCGTGCAAAGGAGGCTGGTTTCCGAACCCACTTCCTTGTAGCATTAGGTAGTGGTTTGTTTATGATTCTATCACAGTTTGGCTTTGATGATGTACTCGCCCATTACGAGCGAGTGTCACTCGACCCCAGTCGTATAGCCTCACAAGTAGTAACGGGTATTGGTTTCATTGGTGCGGGAACAATTATCTTTCAAAAGCATGTGGTACGCGGACTGACAACTGCAGCAGGTCTATGGGTAACATCGGCTATTGGTATGACTGCAGGTGCAGGAATGTATGTACTCTCTATTGCAACAACTGTCCTTGTCTTGCTCTGTTTGGAAGCACTTTATTTTATACTCCAACACTTTGGCACACGCAATATAACCGTTACTTTTAGTACTCCAAAAGAAGAAAACATTCAACCTGTCTTGCAACGATTACGCGATAAGGAGATTATTATTGATTCCTACGAGATGACACGCAAAGACACTTCTTCAGGTCATTACTTCGTTGTAACGATGGAAATGAAGTTCAAACGGAAACGTTATAAGAATCATCTCCTTAACTTTATGGCTGAATTTGAAAACGTAACTGTTGAAACTATGGAGTAA
- a CDS encoding sugar O-acetyltransferase: MTEKEKQQKGMLYQANDPEVLKDLYYCENECFEINQIPPSRREERMERLRKLFGKAGEGMFIVAPFFCDYGYNIEVGENFFANTNCVILDEAKVTFGDNVFIAPNCAFYTAGHPLDVEQRNKKIEYALPIHVGNNVWIGGNVVVVPGVTIGDNTTIGAGSVVTHDIPSGVVAAGNPCRVIRKLEE; this comes from the coding sequence ATGACAGAGAAGGAGAAACAGCAGAAAGGGATGCTTTATCAAGCAAACGACCCAGAAGTTTTAAAAGACTTATACTACTGCGAGAACGAATGTTTTGAAATCAATCAGATTCCTCCTTCACGTAGGGAGGAACGCATGGAACGCCTTAGAAAGTTGTTTGGTAAGGCAGGAGAGGGAATGTTTATTGTTGCCCCGTTCTTCTGTGACTATGGTTATAACATTGAAGTCGGTGAGAATTTCTTTGCTAATACTAACTGTGTGATTCTCGATGAGGCTAAGGTGACATTCGGCGATAATGTTTTTATTGCACCTAATTGCGCCTTCTATACTGCTGGTCATCCACTTGATGTTGAGCAGCGTAATAAGAAGATAGAGTATGCACTACCTATTCATGTTGGGAATAATGTGTGGATAGGTGGCAATGTCGTTGTCGTGCCGGGTGTGACGATAGGCGATAATACTACGATTGGTGCTGGTTCTGTCGTTACACATGATATCCCAAGCGGTGTTGTGGCAGCTGGTAATCCTTGTAGGGTGATTCGGAAACTGGAAGAGTAA
- a CDS encoding SusC/RagA family TonB-linked outer membrane protein, whose translation MYLKRKRTTSLLMVALFSTSLLHANITYEANAAVVQQQSVCKGTVVDNNGDPVVGASVFVVSNGQKKGSVTDLDGNFEIAGVASGSSLTISYVGYKTQQVTWSGKDLKVTLQENSEMLENVVVVGYGTQKKVNLTGAVSVVNSKQLESRPVTSVAQALQGEVPGLNFSVGNAGGSLKSRMGLNIRGIGTIGDGSNAAPLVLIDGSEGDLYSISPNDIESISVLKDASSSAIYGSRAAFGVILVTTKSGKEGRMNVSYNGNVRFSTATQIPEMPNSYDFARYWNDAAANSGGNAPFSQDMLNKIKNHINGTPAPGEEVTTTWQGTAANEPWSMYTGSWDNTNWFKEMYRSAVPSTEHNISVSGGGNKVNYYISGAILSQRGLIRHGKDKLKRYNFSSKVTANLTDWATVTYNSKWIREDYSRPSYMTGLFFHNIARRWPTNPVYDPNGHYVHGNEILQMENGGIDATQEDKLFQQLALEFRPIKGWKIRLEGNYNTTNYHNHWDVLPIYYYDPDQHPIAAAWSGDYAAGKSNVGEAMSKNNYYNGRFFTEYNMTLNDKHEFKFLAGLDMESNIYTYLSASQADLVTPLVPTLNNATNKVVGRGFSNTHWSTMGMFGRINYAYDSRYLAEFSIRRDGSSRFIGDKTWGTFPSIALGWNIANEQFFKPLNKTVNTLKLRLTYGSLGNTNTDQLYPWFLRQPISSNSSAWIINGERVNTSSVPGLVSPFLTWERVQSWNIGLDFGLFNNKLQGTFDYFVRTTKDMVGPAPVKPSILGATQPKENNSDMRSNGWDLEVRWRDRVGQVNYGIKLVLSDDYQTITNFYNPNRLLSQWCAGKRMGDIYGYKVEGIAQTDQQMNEWLANNKPSWGSNWAAGDVMYKDLDGDKKVNSGKSTYNDMGDLTKIGNSLPRYRFGITLDANWKGFDFLIFMQGVGKRDFWDASPYSVGANTGLWQSAAFKDHLDYWRPATDTNFGPNPNAFYPRPLFGAGSKNFQTSDRYLQNAAYMRIKNIQLGYTLPAAIASKIGASRVRFYFSAENLATFTKMNKIFDPEATGGDWGPGKIYPLQRTVSFGLNLNF comes from the coding sequence ATGTACCTAAAAAGAAAAAGGACTACGAGCTTATTGATGGTGGCTTTGTTCAGTACAAGTTTACTGCATGCCAACATTACGTACGAAGCGAATGCAGCTGTTGTTCAACAGCAGTCTGTATGTAAAGGAACTGTTGTCGACAATAATGGAGACCCTGTTGTTGGTGCCTCTGTCTTTGTCGTAAGTAATGGACAGAAAAAGGGAAGTGTGACTGACCTTGATGGTAATTTTGAGATTGCAGGCGTTGCTTCTGGATCTTCACTTACTATTTCTTATGTTGGTTACAAGACCCAGCAGGTAACTTGGAGTGGTAAGGACCTTAAGGTTACTCTCCAAGAGAACAGTGAGATGCTCGAGAACGTTGTTGTTGTCGGCTATGGTACTCAGAAGAAGGTTAACCTTACTGGTGCTGTCTCTGTTGTAAACTCAAAGCAACTTGAGTCTCGTCCTGTAACGAGTGTTGCTCAGGCATTGCAGGGTGAGGTTCCTGGTTTGAACTTCAGCGTTGGCAATGCGGGTGGTTCATTGAAGAGCCGTATGGGACTTAACATTCGTGGTATAGGAACTATTGGTGATGGTTCTAATGCTGCTCCACTCGTACTTATCGATGGTTCAGAGGGTGATCTTTACTCTATTTCTCCAAATGACATCGAGAGTATCTCTGTATTGAAGGATGCTTCATCAAGTGCAATCTATGGTTCACGTGCTGCGTTTGGTGTTATCCTCGTTACAACCAAGAGTGGTAAGGAAGGTCGTATGAACGTTTCTTATAATGGTAACGTACGTTTCTCTACTGCAACTCAGATTCCTGAGATGCCTAACTCATATGACTTCGCACGCTATTGGAATGATGCTGCTGCTAATAGTGGTGGTAATGCTCCATTCAGCCAGGATATGCTGAACAAGATTAAAAACCATATCAATGGCACACCTGCACCTGGTGAAGAGGTAACTACGACTTGGCAGGGTACTGCTGCTAATGAGCCTTGGAGTATGTACACAGGTTCTTGGGACAATACCAACTGGTTCAAGGAGATGTATAGGTCTGCCGTTCCTTCAACAGAACATAATATTTCTGTAAGTGGTGGTGGTAATAAGGTGAACTACTATATCAGTGGAGCTATCTTAAGTCAGCGTGGATTGATCCGTCATGGTAAGGATAAGTTGAAGAGATATAACTTCTCTTCTAAGGTTACAGCAAATCTCACTGATTGGGCAACAGTTACCTATAACTCTAAGTGGATTCGTGAAGACTATAGCAGACCATCTTATATGACTGGACTCTTCTTCCATAATATCGCACGCCGCTGGCCTACCAACCCTGTTTACGACCCAAATGGTCACTATGTACATGGAAATGAGATCTTACAGATGGAGAATGGTGGTATTGATGCAACCCAAGAGGATAAGCTCTTCCAGCAGCTTGCTCTTGAGTTCCGACCAATCAAGGGTTGGAAGATAAGATTAGAAGGTAACTACAATACAACTAACTACCACAACCATTGGGACGTGTTGCCTATCTACTATTATGATCCAGATCAACATCCAATAGCTGCAGCATGGAGTGGAGACTATGCAGCAGGAAAGTCTAATGTTGGTGAGGCTATGTCTAAGAATAATTACTACAATGGACGTTTCTTCACTGAGTATAACATGACCCTCAATGACAAGCATGAATTTAAGTTCCTTGCTGGTTTGGACATGGAGTCTAATATTTATACTTACCTCAGTGCTTCTCAAGCTGACCTTGTAACACCATTAGTGCCAACCCTCAACAATGCAACTAATAAAGTTGTTGGACGTGGTTTCTCTAACACACACTGGTCAACAATGGGTATGTTTGGTCGTATCAACTATGCTTATGACTCACGTTATTTGGCTGAGTTCTCTATCCGTAGAGACGGCTCTTCACGTTTCATTGGGGATAAGACATGGGGAACATTCCCATCTATTGCACTCGGTTGGAATATTGCTAACGAGCAGTTCTTTAAGCCTCTTAATAAGACAGTTAATACTCTTAAGTTGAGATTAACATACGGTTCACTTGGTAATACAAATACAGACCAGCTCTATCCTTGGTTCCTCAGACAGCCTATTAGCTCAAACTCTTCTGCATGGATTATCAATGGCGAACGCGTTAATACATCAAGCGTTCCTGGTCTTGTATCACCTTTCCTAACTTGGGAGAGAGTACAGTCATGGAACATCGGTCTTGACTTCGGATTGTTCAATAACAAACTTCAAGGAACATTCGATTACTTCGTTCGTACAACAAAGGATATGGTAGGTCCTGCACCTGTTAAGCCATCTATTCTCGGAGCGACACAGCCAAAAGAGAATAATAGTGATATGAGATCAAATGGTTGGGACTTAGAAGTAAGATGGAGAGACAGAGTTGGACAAGTAAACTATGGTATCAAGCTCGTTCTCTCTGATGATTACCAGACTATTACGAACTTCTATAATCCAAACAGACTGCTTTCTCAGTGGTGTGCAGGTAAGCGTATGGGCGATATCTATGGTTATAAAGTAGAAGGTATAGCACAGACTGATCAGCAGATGAACGAATGGTTGGCTAATAATAAGCCTTCATGGGGTTCTAACTGGGCTGCCGGTGATGTTATGTACAAAGACCTTGATGGTGATAAGAAAGTGAACTCTGGTAAGAGCACATACAATGATATGGGTGACTTGACCAAGATTGGTAACTCTTTGCCACGTTATCGTTTCGGTATTACTTTGGATGCTAACTGGAAGGGCTTTGACTTCCTCATCTTTATGCAGGGTGTTGGTAAGCGTGACTTCTGGGATGCTTCTCCTTATAGCGTTGGTGCTAATACAGGTTTGTGGCAGAGTGCAGCATTTAAGGATCACCTTGACTACTGGCGTCCAGCTACCGATACCAACTTCGGACCTAATCCAAATGCTTTCTATCCAAGACCTCTCTTCGGTGCAGGTTCAAAAAACTTCCAGACAAGCGACAGATATTTACAGAACGCAGCATACATGAGAATCAAGAATATTCAGCTTGGTTACACTCTCCCTGCTGCTATTGCAAGCAAGATTGGTGCAAGCCGCGTTCGTTTCTATTTCTCTGCTGAGAACCTTGCTACATTCACTAAGATGAATAAGATTTTCGACCCTGAAGCAACAGGAGGAGACTGGGGACCTGGAAAGATTTATCCTCTTCAGAGAACTGTTTCATTCGGTTTGAATCTTAACTTCTAA
- a CDS encoding RagB/SusD family nutrient uptake outer membrane protein yields the protein MKKIISDILKGGLPLLCLGMTVTSCNDFLDRKPLDQVSPSEYFKTADQLGTFTINYYTSIFPNNSGWFGGVATFDNGTDNQAARSGNSGMYLQDQWKVPTAGGLDVYAIRNVDKFINESEAKIAKGEVTGTPELINQYMGEAYFIRAMLYFDKLKTYGDFPIMLEELNIDKDLVEASKRQPRNLVARQILSDMDKAIDKLQVNFANKVRINKNAALAMKSRMALYEATFEKYHRGTGRVPGDANWPGKNKEWNKNFTINQDDEVNFFLDQAIDAAKKVCDAVPLSTQNNHVMNPGTVGNFNGWNPYYDMFASPNLAKYPEVLLWREFNTDINVAHLTSNKLRGGLSSGWTRGLVESFLMKNGLPIYASGSGYHGDTTVDLAKTDRDERLQLFVFGESNDLDIDQKSIDLINKQRVKEGKPTITKLLFDAATLFATDQASRDVTGYRQRKFYNYDPAMQLGQTFSDVDGQIIIRVEEAMLNYIEASYLRTGSLDATATGYWTALRARAGITAPISTTIAATDMTKEADVNRPSYDWAAFSAGHPVDATLYSIRRERRSEFAGEGLRDDDLIRWAALDQVKNYQIEGVNFWDQIYQNPSFVDKNGVSLIIADGDAKATMSAKTLSKYVRPYQIQKTNNILYNGYTFYQAHYLSPFSYQEMQLCSPDGNAENSNLYQNIYWPVEANGEAIK from the coding sequence ATGAAAAAGATTATTTCAGATATACTAAAAGGTGGTCTACCATTGCTGTGCCTTGGCATGACTGTTACTTCATGTAATGATTTCCTTGATAGAAAACCTCTTGATCAGGTTTCACCAAGCGAATACTTCAAAACTGCAGATCAACTTGGTACATTCACCATCAACTACTATACAAGTATTTTCCCTAATAATAGTGGCTGGTTTGGAGGTGTTGCTACATTTGATAATGGTACAGATAACCAAGCTGCAAGAAGTGGAAACTCAGGAATGTACCTACAGGACCAGTGGAAAGTCCCAACAGCAGGAGGTCTTGATGTGTATGCTATCAGAAATGTAGATAAATTCATTAATGAAAGTGAAGCAAAGATTGCCAAAGGAGAAGTAACTGGTACACCAGAACTCATCAATCAATACATGGGTGAAGCTTACTTCATCAGAGCTATGCTCTACTTTGATAAGTTGAAGACTTACGGTGACTTCCCTATCATGCTTGAGGAGTTAAACATTGATAAAGACCTCGTAGAAGCAAGTAAGCGTCAGCCTCGTAACCTTGTTGCACGTCAGATTCTTTCTGATATGGATAAGGCTATTGATAAGTTGCAGGTGAACTTTGCTAATAAGGTGCGCATCAATAAGAATGCTGCTTTGGCTATGAAGTCAAGAATGGCACTCTATGAAGCAACCTTCGAGAAGTATCACAGAGGAACTGGTCGTGTGCCAGGTGATGCTAACTGGCCAGGTAAGAACAAGGAGTGGAACAAGAACTTCACTATCAATCAGGATGATGAGGTTAATTTCTTCCTTGATCAAGCGATTGATGCAGCTAAGAAGGTGTGTGATGCTGTACCATTGTCAACTCAGAATAACCACGTAATGAATCCTGGTACTGTTGGTAACTTCAATGGCTGGAATCCATACTATGATATGTTTGCAAGTCCAAACTTGGCAAAGTATCCAGAAGTTCTATTGTGGAGAGAATTCAATACTGATATCAACGTAGCTCACCTCACATCAAACAAACTGCGTGGTGGCTTGTCTTCAGGTTGGACTCGTGGACTCGTAGAGTCATTCCTTATGAAGAATGGTTTGCCTATCTATGCTTCTGGTTCAGGCTATCATGGTGATACTACTGTAGACTTAGCTAAGACTGATCGTGATGAGCGTTTGCAGCTTTTCGTGTTCGGTGAGTCTAATGACCTTGATATTGATCAGAAGAGTATTGATTTAATTAATAAGCAAAGAGTTAAAGAAGGTAAACCTACCATTACTAAACTCTTATTCGATGCGGCAACTCTTTTCGCAACAGACCAGGCAAGTAGAGACGTAACTGGCTATCGTCAGCGTAAGTTCTACAACTATGATCCTGCAATGCAATTGGGTCAGACCTTCTCTGATGTTGATGGTCAGATTATCATCCGTGTTGAGGAAGCTATGCTCAACTATATTGAGGCTTCTTACCTCCGTACAGGTTCATTGGATGCAACAGCAACAGGTTATTGGACTGCTTTGCGTGCACGTGCTGGTATCACTGCTCCAATCTCAACAACTATTGCTGCAACTGATATGACTAAGGAGGCTGATGTAAATCGTCCATCATACGACTGGGCAGCATTCTCAGCTGGTCATCCCGTAGATGCAACACTCTATTCTATCCGTCGTGAGCGTCGCAGCGAGTTTGCTGGTGAGGGTCTTCGTGACGATGACTTGATTCGTTGGGCAGCTTTGGATCAGGTGAAGAACTATCAGATTGAGGGTGTTAACTTCTGGGATCAGATCTATCAGAATCCTTCTTTCGTTGATAAGAATGGTGTGAGTCTGATTATTGCTGATGGCGATGCTAAGGCTACAATGTCTGCTAAGACACTTTCAAAGTATGTTCGTCCTTACCAGATTCAGAAGACTAACAACATTCTCTATAATGGTTACACCTTCTATCAGGCACACTACTTGTCTCCATTCTCTTATCAGGAGATGCAGCTCTGTTCACCTGATGGTAACGCAGAGAACTCTAACTTGTATCAGAATATCTACTGGCCAGTTGAGGCAAATGGTGAAGCTATCAAGTAA
- a CDS encoding TonB-dependent siderophore receptor encodes MVKRLHSYLLLTGTLLYSAVLPINAQGNTVGKVPTDSLTQDTLFSTPYLHDQVLQTVEVIGRNERSYKNTNSFIGTKTETPLKDIPQSIGYVTKELVRDQGATTVNEVVKNISGVNQYTFYNDFSIRGFRTTGNRNSGNLVNGMRAQTSLWKQQSLANIERVEVIKGPASALFGNAAPGGVINRVTKKPLPYQRNTVSTTVGSFNTLNTYGDFTGPLDKKNTLLYRLNIGYEHTDSYRDLQENTNYIVAPSFSFLPTQRTRFNVDIVYQRTNGKVDRGQPIFGDGDLNSVPISRSLSATNDYLKENLVNITLGVTHKFTDNLSFNATYLNSSYDEDLREHNQANAYVKLADGTQSPSRILMQCLIRQRHFRNNSFNTYFNYNVSTGPVNHRILLGYDYFQMAQQAGSSAMTAGGYLLKDGTTTTAFKPTNIAKYVLDKDGNPRTNVPYYDLTSNNNNIERDYSKYIFVSTALSPYLQYSHGIYLQEQMEVGPVKLLLGIRQEIFTDVLNYKTNKESRTTQHAFIPRLGAVVAINKNLNVYGTWVKGFEPQSASVQGNPNTGGPFDPEYSQLLEAGLKGEWFDKRLSTTLSFFHLQKRNTLYNANDANNPELLEQVGEETSKGIEFDVVGFILPNWSIVANYAYTHAAITKTATNSEKDYGMQRPNTPRNSFNIWSKYIIQTGALRNFGFGLGFNAVTKRYGQVGRRENTIIYPGYGLLNAALYYRLRNLQVQLNLDNAMNKVYWVGGYDKLRSFPGAPRSIKATVTYKF; translated from the coding sequence ATGGTTAAAAGATTACACTCTTATCTTTTATTGACAGGCACCTTATTATATTCAGCAGTTCTGCCAATAAATGCACAAGGGAACACGGTGGGTAAAGTTCCAACAGACAGCCTTACACAAGACACATTGTTCTCAACTCCTTATCTGCACGACCAAGTGTTGCAGACGGTAGAAGTAATTGGACGTAACGAACGTTCATACAAGAATACCAACTCTTTCATCGGCACAAAGACAGAGACACCTTTGAAAGACATTCCACAATCTATCGGTTACGTAACAAAGGAGTTAGTGCGCGACCAAGGCGCAACCACAGTTAATGAGGTTGTAAAGAATATCAGTGGTGTAAACCAATATACCTTCTATAATGACTTCTCTATCCGTGGTTTCCGCACTACTGGTAACCGCAATTCTGGAAACCTTGTCAATGGTATGCGTGCACAGACAAGTCTTTGGAAACAGCAGTCATTGGCAAATATCGAGCGTGTTGAAGTCATCAAAGGTCCTGCTTCTGCTCTCTTCGGCAATGCTGCACCGGGTGGTGTTATTAATCGTGTAACTAAGAAACCACTACCTTATCAACGCAATACAGTATCAACAACCGTTGGTAGCTTCAACACACTGAACACCTACGGAGATTTTACGGGACCATTAGACAAGAAGAACACCCTTCTATATCGTCTTAATATCGGTTACGAACATACTGATTCTTACCGTGACCTACAGGAAAATACAAACTATATCGTTGCACCATCTTTCTCGTTTCTCCCAACACAAAGGACACGCTTTAACGTCGACATCGTTTATCAGCGCACCAATGGCAAGGTCGATCGTGGTCAGCCTATCTTTGGAGATGGTGACCTCAATTCAGTACCAATTAGTCGTTCGCTCTCTGCAACAAATGACTATCTTAAGGAGAACCTCGTGAATATTACGCTTGGTGTAACCCATAAGTTCACGGATAACCTCTCTTTCAATGCTACCTATCTGAACTCTTCCTATGATGAAGACCTCCGTGAACACAATCAGGCTAATGCGTATGTGAAGTTAGCCGATGGTACACAAAGTCCGTCACGCATCCTTATGCAGTGTCTTATACGCCAGCGTCACTTCCGCAACAATAGTTTCAACACCTATTTTAACTATAACGTAAGCACGGGTCCCGTTAATCATCGTATCCTCTTGGGTTATGACTATTTCCAAATGGCACAACAAGCAGGCTCATCAGCAATGACTGCAGGAGGCTATTTGCTAAAAGACGGTACGACAACAACAGCTTTCAAGCCTACAAACATTGCTAAGTACGTACTCGACAAGGATGGTAATCCACGAACGAATGTGCCTTACTATGACTTGACAAGTAATAATAACAACATTGAGCGTGACTATTCGAAGTATATCTTTGTCTCAACAGCACTCTCTCCTTACCTGCAGTATTCTCATGGTATCTACCTTCAAGAGCAGATGGAAGTAGGACCAGTGAAGCTTCTCTTGGGTATTCGTCAGGAGATATTCACCGATGTACTAAATTATAAGACTAATAAGGAAAGCCGTACTACACAGCATGCGTTCATTCCACGTCTTGGTGCAGTCGTTGCTATCAACAAGAATCTGAATGTGTATGGTACATGGGTAAAAGGCTTTGAACCACAGAGTGCATCCGTACAGGGTAACCCTAACACCGGTGGACCATTCGACCCAGAATACAGCCAGTTGTTGGAGGCGGGCTTGAAAGGTGAATGGTTTGACAAACGACTCAGTACAACCCTTTCTTTCTTCCATCTTCAGAAACGCAATACACTCTATAATGCCAACGATGCAAACAACCCTGAGTTGTTAGAACAGGTGGGAGAAGAAACTTCAAAGGGTATTGAATTTGATGTAGTAGGTTTCATTCTTCCTAATTGGAGTATCGTTGCTAACTATGCCTACACCCATGCTGCTATCACAAAGACTGCAACCAACTCAGAGAAAGACTATGGTATGCAACGACCAAATACACCACGTAACTCTTTCAACATTTGGTCAAAGTATATCATTCAGACAGGTGCGCTACGCAACTTTGGTTTCGGTCTGGGTTTCAATGCAGTAACAAAGCGTTACGGACAGGTTGGAAGACGTGAGAATACCATTATCTATCCTGGCTATGGACTCCTCAATGCAGCACTTTACTATCGTCTCCGTAACCTGCAGGTACAACTAAATCTCGACAACGCAATGAACAAAGTTTATTGGGTGGGTGGATATGACAAGCTCCGTTCCTTCCCAGGTGCTCCACGCAGCATAAAAGCTACAGTGACTTACAAGTTCTAA